The proteins below are encoded in one region of Rhizophagus irregularis chromosome 13, complete sequence:
- a CDS encoding uncharacterized protein (SECRETED:cutsite_VAS-TP; SECRETED:prob_0.5766); SECRETED:SignalP(1-21), whose product MRFFIVLIALAILAFSTFVASTPTNQERGEGSSRVPSVSDNQNQKRGEGSSRVPSVNDNKKREEEEATSNWKRGDPIDRVQSAVSSNKKRSLLERQNNKCPNGYHWCYDKYGGCCPNYSVCSYPNTCTSKC is encoded by the coding sequence aTGAGATTCTTTATCGTATTAATTGCACTCGCAATCTTGGCTTTCAGTACCTTTGTTGCATCTACGCCAACTAATCAGGAAAGGGGAGAAGGTTCAAGTAGAGTACCATCAGTCAGCGATAATCAGAATCAGAAAAGAGGCGAAGGTTCAAGTAGAGTACCATCTGTTAACGATAATAAGAAGagagaagaagaagaagcaACTTCTAATTGGAAAAGAGGAGATCCAATCGATAGGGTTCAATCAGCTGTTAGCAGTAATAAGAAAAGATCTTTGTTAGAAAGACAGAACAATAAGTGCCCAAATGGATATCATTGGTGCTATGACAAATACGGTGGATGTTGCCCTAATTATTCCGTTTGCTCATACCCTAATACATGCACTTCCAAATGCTAA
- a CDS encoding uncharacterized protein (SECRETED:cutsite_VAS-TP; SECRETED:prob_0.5775); SECRETED:SignalP(1-21) codes for MRFFIVLLALAILAFSTFVASTPTNHQERGESSNRVPSVSDNQKRGEGSTRVPSVDDNQKRDEEATSNWKRGDPIDRVQPAVSSNKKRSLLERQSNKCSYGYHWCYDAYGGCCPNYSVCSQPNTCTSKC; via the coding sequence ATGAGATTCTTTATCGTATTACTTGCACTCGCAATCTTGGCTTTCAGTACCTTCGTTGCTTCCACGCCAACTAATCATCAGGAAAGGGGAGAAAGCTCAAATAGAGTACCATCAGTTAGCGATAATCAGAAACGAGGAGAAGGGTCAACTAGAGTACCATCTGTTGACGATAATCAGAAGAGAGATGAAGAAGCAACTTCAAATTGGAAAAGAGGCGATCCAATCGATAGGGTTCAACCAGCTGTTAGCAGTAATAAGAAAAGGTCTTTGTTGGAAAGACAGTCTAATAAGTGCTCATACGGATATCATTGGTGTTATGATGCCTACGGCGGGTGTTGCCCGAATTATTCAGTATGCAGCCAACCTAACACATGCACttcaaaatgttaa